AGCGTCATTTTTTAGATCAGTATACCTGCTTAGGTTAAGCTATTGTACTGTATGCCTGGTCTTAACTTAAGTGTCTCTGCCGTGCATTTTCCTAGATGCTTTAATGTACTCTTTCTGAAATGTCACTTGCTATATGGTACTAAGCGTAAACAGCTATAATTTTGCAGCTCAAATATGTTTTCTTGTAAATGGCCTGACATGTTACTAGTTTTGTTGTTCCGAAATGCAACTATGAAGTTTTACAGCTCTGATGTGTTTTTACCTCTGAACAGTTTGACAACCTGTATGGTTGCCGCCACTCCCTCCCTGATGGTCTGATGAGGGCCACCGATGTTATGATTGCTGGCAAGGTTGCGGTAGTGTGCGGTTATGGTGATGTTGGCAAGGGCTGTGCTGCTGCCCTCAAGCAGGCTGGTGCCCGTGTCATCGTCACTGAGATTGACCCCATCTGTGCCCTTCAGGCCCTGATGGAGGGTCTTCAAGTACTTACCTTGGAGGATGTCGTTTCTGAAGCTGACATCTTTGTGACCACCACCGGCAACAAGGACATCATCATGGTTGACCAcatgaggaagatgaagaacaATGCAATTGTCTGCAACATCGGCCACTTTGACAATGAGATCGACATGCTCGGTCTTGAGACCTACCCTGGTGTGAAGCGTATCACCATCAAGCCTCAGACAGACCGCTGGGTGTTCCCTGAGATTAAGACTGGCATCATTGTCCTCGCTGAGGGTCGTCTGATGAACCTTGGATGCGCTACTGGTCACCCCAGCTTTGTCATGTCCTGCTCATTCACTAACCAGGTAAATATGTCAACCAATACCCATCTTATCCTGCACGCATTAGCTGATGCATCAGCAGTTGGAATTATATCACTGAGCCTTGTAAATGATACAGGTCATTGCTCAGCTTGAGCTTTGGAAGGAGAAGAGCTCTGGTAAGTATGAGAAGAAGGTGTACGTGCTCCCCAAGCACCTTGATGAGAAGGTTGCTGCTCTCCACTTGGGCAAGCTTGGTGCCAAACTCACCAAGCTCACCAAGTCTCAGGCTGACTACATCAGCGTCCCGATCGAGGGTCCCTACAAGCCCGCGCACTACCGGTACTAGGCTGTCCAGCACAACTAGAACATCACTTTGCTGGCTGGCTGTGTTATGTGCCCATGCAAAGTTCGCCACACCGGCGTGCCAATTATCCTTTGAATGCTCATATGCGCCTTTGCCTAGAAGGATTTTTTATGGTCATTGCTTGAGCGGTTGAGTCTGGTTGAGTGGGGAGAGGTTGGAAGAGCTGTTTTCTTTTGCAGAAGAATAATGGCGTAATTGGTTGTAGGCTGAGGTGGTGTGCGTTGCCAGAAACTACATAGTTTCTGATTATCATTTGCAAGCGATTTGCCCAAGTTATGTGTCTTTCATGAATAACTTGCTTTCTTGAAGAGCATATTTAGTCTGATCCTGAATTTTGCTTACGTCTGGTTGGTTTGTGTTCAGCAAGCTCGTTGAGCGGCCCTACTCATTTCAGTGTCTTTTATTATGCCTCTGGGTCTGTTTTAAGAATTCTGATAGAATGGGTATGGATCAGATGAGCTTTGCTGCAGTTTTCGAATGGTAATTTATATGTTGCAATGATTCAGTGTTGTCATGGAATGCTTCAGCTTGTCTGTCGGGGTCGTGTGTTTCCGCTGCCAGAGTAGGCAAATTGGTTGTTCAGCTGAATATGGGTGTACTTAAGAAAGGAACTGGAGAACTGCTCCTCCAACTCCAATACGTTTGGTCATCTACTTCCTCGCCGGTTCATGGAACCTGGAATTTAACTTATTTAGCATTATAGCACGACATAGGATGCTTTTTTACACTGCTGCTTAATTAGCTAGCACATGGCAACTGAACTGAATAAGCAGGAGAACACGCTTATGTCATGCTGAGTACAGTATCATCGAATGTTTGATCCCGTCAAAAAAAGATTGTTTGATCCCGTCAAAAATTCGTAGTAGCAGGGTTTCGAAGTTGAATAGTACATGGAAAACTGAACTGAACGGGACGGAACTCAACAGCCGAACTACTGATTTTGGAGCTCGCTAGCTGCTAATGCTAATAACCGAACTCTCCAGGCTCAAGCACTCTGGCATATGCGTGAGGGCCACTGAGGCCCAAACATTCCATCATCCTAGCACATAATTTCCGAGAAGAGAATTttacatacatggagtactaaataaagtctatttgtaaaacctttttaaggatgggtgtaacttttcgcgacgaatctaatgacggtaattaattgataattggttacaatgatgctacagtagccatcctctgatcacgcggtcaaaggtctcattagattcttcaagattcctagcgcaggggttctgaagttggttttgaaaACTGACttaatttaatacctctaattagcgATCAAAATTGATACAATTCATAGCATAACATAAAACAAACAGGGCCCGACATCCGAGCCAAACGAATGGGATAGATCGGCGAGGAACTATGGCATAAAACCTGGGAAGCAGAGCAGCGAGCCGCTCTCTCCATTCTCTTTGCGAGAACAAGATGAACGGGTTTCGCTCCAGTTCCGTATATCTGATGATGGAACGGGTAGGTGGTTACTAGTGTTGGTTAGGTAAATCAAGACAGTATCTGCAACAGCAACTGGACAGATTTTGTTGATCTGACCATTAATTGAGTTCAGTACAGTTACGGGTAGCAGCAGGCAGTGCCGCGGCCAAAGATCTCTCTGCAAATAGGACTCGATCTCAACGGGTGAATAGCACTGGAGAGCAGACATGTGTCGCCGTATAGAAGTTCATGAACATGGAGGAGACTTGGAACAACTTCACGTTTAGGGGCTTGACAGTGAAAAACAGGCATCCAAAGGCAAGAGCGTGCTAAGGATAATTTTCATCTTCATCTGGCTAACTGAAAGTACAAATTGTACATGTGGTCAATTCAACCATGCTCGATGATTGACATCACAGAATCCACATCGAAGCCCTGCACTGACTACAATTAGTCCGAGGGAGAGCCCTTTCGTGTTCCTTTAGTCTTTAGTCTTTGATCTGTTAATCAAGAGTTTGTGGTCCATATATTGTACAAAAGTGGGGGCGTACAGTACAACATGGTACACAAATTGTGCACTATATTTACAAACTCCAGGATGACGAGCCGTTTGAGTTCAAGAGCGCCAGAAAGAAAATTGCAAGCGTCCTAGGTGGAGCTTCTAAGAAGCTGAGGGACCAAGTTAACTCGTCCCAAGTAGTCTTAGCTTACCAAGTTAACTCGTCACAAGTAGTCTTAGCTTTCTGTCGTGCTTTATCGTTGAACCTACACACTCTACAACCAACACAGTCTGCAAATTTGGCAAACAACAATTTAGGATCTAGATATAGAAAGGAACAGAAATATGGCTTTGCTAAGTCTGAAAAACGGCTATATCTTACAACCAATCGACACTCAAAGCTAATCCAAAAGACTGTTGGAAACATCAGTTTACCATACAAGAAACTGAAACCAAAGCACAAGCATCTAATTCACAGCATCTCAAATCAAGCCCCAAAACAGTCTCTAACATCATGCTCAGAAGACCAGATAAGTTAAAGGGAGACTAAATTTAAGTTAAAGGGGGACTAAATTCTAGTTTAAGGGCAATTGAACGGCCAGCATGGTCAGAAAGAAATAAATCTATAGAGGTTTATTATTAACCTGAAGGCAAGTATAGGCCAAACCAGTGGCAAAGTAGAAATTTGCATTACCAGTGCCCTGAAAATAACATTGTGTTAGTGATGAACCACTGCCTTAAAGAATGGACATGTTATGcaagagagatagagagacaaACCCTCCAGATCCACAAATTGTGCATGACAGGGCTAAGAAGAGATACTCCAATATATCCGAAAAATAAGAAGAATGTGAACTGCATCTCTGCAAGATGTGAGAGTAAAGCATTACTCTATCATAATTCATAATCAATTAAAAATCTGTAATAAAATTTAGCTACCTGCTAACTCGTTGGCAAATAGGGTCCAGAAGACCTAGATGCAGAGCTGAATCTCCAGCCTTCACAAATCAGAGTAAAAAATGCGCgaaaataataaaaatgcaCCCCAAGGCACTAAATTTATAACAAATATCATACAAAAAAGTACACTCACTGAGGGATATGATTTCAACATAGCGACGATTGCTGTGTAAACATATGCAAGAAAGCACGGAGGGTGCTTCAAACGGATGGCCAACAGCAAGACCATGAAAGGAATGTTCATATTGAAGACTATAAGAAAGAAACTTCTGAAGAAATGAAAGACTTCAGCAAAGAATTACCTGCATTAATTCCCAAATGCATATGACACATGGAAATATGCTTTACTACCAATAACATATCATCATGTTATCAACACTCACCATAAAACACCAATATTAGGCGATAGGTCCTTCACAGTAAGAACAAAACCATAGGTCCTGCAGAACCACAGCACAGTAGGTAATTCAGTGACAAATGAAAACTGGTCAAtaggaaacaaaaagaaactatTTACGAGATGAAGCTCAAAACAGAAGTTGGCATGATATCTTGATAACTCCTGATAGAGCAATTACTAGGATGCAGCAGTATGCTAATATCTGAAATAGAATCACAAAGCCACTCCGTTCTTAGACAAAACTAGTTAATGCTTTCAGATGAATTATATGACTACTGAAGAAACGCATAtcacaaagaaaaagaagacaTCCTACTTTTCAAACATCTCGTTAAGACcaccaactttcttcagaatcATGCTACTCAATAACAACACATAGGAAGACCAGATGAATAGCCAAAATATGAAGTGAAGTACTGTCATCCATGAGAATCGTTGCACTTTCAGGCTAGTTCGTTTATCATATTCTGACATGTCACTTTTACTGTCGCTTGAGCTTTTCACAAGAAATACTTTTGTTGGAGGAGCATCTGGACCATACCCCAACAAAAAGAATAACCTGCCAAGGAGTTAAGAAGACAACAATGCAGTTTAATGGCAGATATGATAAAAGTAATTGAACTGAAAAAAGAATAAATGGAAATTGCGGTTGTGGCACAAACAGGTGCAATTAGAATTGCAGGATAAAGAGAGAGGTGTGGCGGATAGAGGCATTATTCAAGGGGTCAGGTCTACTTACTTTATCTTTCTTTCTAATTTTATTGTGGTTTGATAAGAACCTTTTTTGTTTTGTGGATAAATAATCGATGGCCATAATATATCCAAAGGCAGCAAGAGGAGCCAGACCTACAAAGTTACAAAGATGTTTCAGTATAGAGCACGGGATTTTCAGGTTAATCCAACAGTAACATTCTAACTTCCATGCGAATGATGATAATCGATGCCAATAAAAGACCTTGGGAATGTACCATGTTCAATTTCAAATGGaaatcaaaacaaaatttcaagtGCCAATTCATAACTTAACAAATGCGGTGAAGGTATGGCAAGTGTAATGGATACGATTAAATTACAAGGAGTGAATTACCTGTTACTAGTTAATGGGCCAAGAACAGACAGCAGTAAAGGGGAACCGTGATACATAGAacctgaaagaaaaaaaaattccaaatgACAATTCAGAAACTAATGTGTATCCAGCAACACCATTCCTCGTCGCTAATTCATCACTTGAAGAGTTAATATACAAACGTCAAGTGAAAAAATCAGCAATGGGAGCAAGGAAGGGGGCGGGGTCACGTACCAGAGTAGGGCGACATGGACGCTTGCTTCAGCCAGTAGCCTTCCGCCACTACAACACACAGAGGAGGCACACGAATTACGGCGATGCCAACACAACAGACGCGGGAAGGCgaggaggacgctggggaggtgAGGAGGCGCTTACGGCGGCGTAGGGAGGTGAGCGGGGTGGAGACCTCGGGGCGGGGGGCGAGGTGGAGGTCCCCGCCGAAGAGGACCAGGACGAGGCGGAACCCAACGGCCGCAGCAACCATCGGCCAGTAGTGCCGGATCGccatctccgccgccggcgccgcaacTCCGGTCTGAGCAAGCAGCAGCCGCCTAGTGTCGTCTCGGCTCGGCTGTGACAGGGGATCCTATCTATCAATCAAGATAAATAAGACATTCATTTTTAAAGCTTATTTTAATCTAATTATCTGCTATATTTATCTTTAAAACTCACTTTGAT
This window of the Panicum virgatum strain AP13 chromosome 1K, P.virgatum_v5, whole genome shotgun sequence genome carries:
- the LOC120712999 gene encoding adenosylhomocysteinase-like — encoded protein: MSLSVEKTSSGREYKVKDLSQADFGRLEIELAEVEMPGLMACRAEFGPSKPFAGARISGSLHMTIQTAVLIETLTTLGAEVRWCSCNIFSTQDHAAAAIARDSAAVFAWKGETLEEYWWCTERCLDWGEGGGPDLIVDDGGDATLLIHEGVKAEEEYEKTGKVPDPESTDNAEFKIVLTIIRDGLKSDPKKYRKMKERLVGVSEETTTGVKRLYQMQETGTLLFPAINVNDSVTKSKFDNLYGCRHSLPDGLMRATDVMIAGKVAVVCGYGDVGKGCAAALKQAGARVIVTEIDPICALQALMEGLQVLTLEDVVSEADIFVTTTGNKDIIMVDHMRKMKNNAIVCNIGHFDNEIDMLGLETYPGVKRITIKPQTDRWVFPEIKTGIIVLAEGRLMNLGCATGHPSFVMSCSFTNQVIAQLELWKEKSSGKYEKKVYVLPKHLDEKVAALHLGKLGAKLTKLTKSQADYISVPIEGPYKPAHYRY